One Maribacter cobaltidurans genomic window carries:
- the fbp gene encoding class 1 fructose-bisphosphatase, whose amino-acid sequence MTTNRKQTLGEFIIENQKSFQYSSGELSKLINAIRLAAKVVNHEVNKAGLVDIIGTAGETNIQGENQQKLDVFANEKFIQTLTNREIVCGIASEEEDSFISINSSDENHQNKYVVLIDPLDGSSNIDVNVSVGTIFSIYRRVTPVGTPVTIEDFLQPGNQQVAAGYVVYGTSTMIVYTTGDGVNGFTLNPALGTFYLSHPKMQFPETGKIYSVNEGNYVHFHQGVKDYIKYCQMEEGDRPYTSRYIGSLVSDFHRNMIKGGIYMYPKSSVTGNGKLRLLYECNPMAFIAEQANGIAIGGKTRILDIQPTELHQRVPFFCGSKQMVGKLQEFLKKYQ is encoded by the coding sequence ATGACAACCAACAGAAAACAGACTTTAGGGGAGTTCATTATAGAGAATCAAAAATCATTTCAATATTCGTCAGGAGAGTTATCCAAGCTAATCAACGCCATTCGATTGGCGGCCAAAGTGGTCAACCATGAGGTGAACAAAGCTGGGCTTGTAGATATTATAGGTACTGCAGGCGAAACTAATATTCAAGGTGAAAATCAGCAAAAGTTGGATGTTTTTGCCAATGAAAAATTTATTCAGACGCTTACGAATCGTGAAATAGTCTGTGGTATCGCCTCTGAAGAGGAGGATAGTTTCATTTCTATAAATAGCAGTGATGAAAACCATCAAAACAAATATGTGGTCTTGATTGATCCTTTGGACGGTTCGTCAAATATCGACGTAAATGTGTCCGTGGGTACTATTTTTTCCATTTATAGGAGGGTTACCCCGGTAGGTACCCCGGTGACTATTGAAGATTTTTTACAGCCCGGAAACCAACAGGTTGCCGCAGGGTATGTGGTTTATGGCACCTCCACTATGATAGTTTATACAACTGGGGATGGCGTCAATGGATTTACTCTTAATCCGGCGTTGGGAACATTCTATCTATCTCACCCAAAAATGCAATTTCCAGAGACTGGAAAAATCTATTCGGTCAATGAAGGAAATTATGTTCATTTTCACCAAGGGGTAAAAGACTACATCAAATACTGTCAAATGGAAGAAGGTGATAGACCGTACACCTCTAGATATATTGGTTCCTTGGTATCGGATTTCCATAGAAACATGATTAAAGGAGGTATCTACATGTACCCTAAAAGCAGTGTTACCGGAAATGGAAAATTGAGATTGTTATACGAATGTAACCCCATGGCATTTATTGCAGAGCAAGCAAATGGTATTGCAATAGGGGGTAAAACACGCATACTTGATATTCAGCCAACAGAGTTACACCAACGGGTACCTTTTTTCTGTGGCAGTAAACAAATGGTTGGAAAGCTTCAGGAATTCCTTAAAAAATACCAATAA
- a CDS encoding tellurite resistance TerB family protein: MSIADLYTSGEHRRNLAHFAALATLASVDGEVSTEEKQLLDRFATKLDITRAEYAEVLKKENKYPIEATHDSEKRLERLYDLFRIVYSDHEMDPEEKTLVKKYAIGLGFSGDKADKVIERSVQIFGGKLDFEDYLYLVKK; this comes from the coding sequence ATGTCTATTGCAGATTTATATACCAGTGGGGAGCACAGAAGAAACCTGGCCCATTTTGCGGCTTTGGCCACACTTGCTTCCGTGGACGGGGAGGTTAGTACCGAGGAGAAACAATTGTTGGACCGCTTTGCTACCAAATTGGATATTACCCGCGCAGAGTATGCTGAGGTACTGAAGAAGGAGAATAAATATCCGATTGAAGCAACCCATGATTCTGAAAAGCGGTTGGAACGTTTGTATGATCTATTCCGTATTGTTTATTCCGACCACGAAATGGACCCAGAAGAGAAAACCCTGGTAAAAAAATATGCCATCGGTTTGGGTTTTAGCGGGGATAAGGCCGATAAGGTTATTGAACGTTCCGTTCAGATTTTTGGCGGAAAATTGGATTTTGAGGATTACTTGTATTTGGTTAAAAAATAG